CACAAAAGACCCCTCATTAGTATAAGCTGACGTACCGCCTAAAACAGTAATATTATGACTGCCAAGTTCCAAATCATAAGTAACAATATTATCCCAGGTCAAGGCAAGCCCCTTGCTCATGCTCTGGTTAACCACATCATTCAAACGTTGTGCGTAAATCGACAGCTCATATACCGGCTGATATCCGCGGCTTTCGCTAACGTAGTAGTCATAAGCAAAACGGGTCCTGAATTTAAGGTTTTTAATAGGACTCAACTCCACATAAAAGTCTCCAAAGATCTTCTGGTTGTTGTTGTCATTTTGGTTATTCAAGATCATAGAGGCGTAAGGGTTATTCTCTCCTGTTGCCCATGGCTGCCATTCCACGCCGTTATACATTACCCCTTTGCCGACACTGTTGTTAAGAAAGTTGCCGCTATCATCATACATCGGTAAAAAAGGACTGGTATTAAAAGCTCCCCGAAGTGAATTGTTATATTGGTTTCCAACAGAAATGCCGTTCTTTTTAATATACGATCCGGTGAGGTGCTGGCCCAGCTTCAGTATACCGTCAAAAAACTTGTGCTCTGTATTTAGTCGCAGTGAATAACGCTCATAATTAGATACATCCGGACCACCAACAATACCCTCCTGTCCGGTGTATGAGGCTGATAAAGAATAGATAGAAACATCATTTCCACCATTCAGCCCAAATGCATAGTTCTGCATTACGGCATTGTTGTACATCATTTCATCGATCCAGTCAGTGCCCTCTCCCATAGCAGCTATTTCATCGGTCGTGAAATAAGGTACTTTGCCTGAGTTAATGGCTGCTTCATTCATGATTACCGCATACTCACGACTGTTGAGCATCCTGATCTGTTTTGAAGACTCCTGCAAACCATAGTAAGAATCAAACGTAAATCGTGTCTTACCGGCAATGCCCGATTTCGTGGTGATCAATACCACGCCATTGGCAGCCTGAGCACCATAAATAGCAGAAGATGCCGCATCTTTCAGTACATCAATGCTTTCTATATCGGCTGTGTTGAGATAGGAGATGTCTCCGGTTTGAATGCCATCTACAACATATAAGGGACCAGAGTTATTGATTGTACCGGCTCCCCTAATGGTCACTTTGAGGCTTTCCCCTGGTTGACCAGATGTGGCCGCAATATTAACACCTGATATTTGCCCTTGAAGACCTTCCAAAGCTCCGGTGGTACTGAGTTGATCGATCTTATCTCCTTTTACCTGCCCGGTAGCTCCGGTGAGCAATTTCTTTTGTTCCACACCATAACCGATCACTACTACCTCTGCGAGTTGGGTAATATCTTCGGACATCTCCACATCTATAACCGAGCGACTACCAACAGCTATTTCCTGGGTTTCAAAACCAATAAAGGAGAAAACAAGGGTAGCGTCGGGACTCGGAATACTCAGCGAGTAGTTTCCTTCAATGTCCGTAACTGTACCTATGTTGGTATCTTTAACGATAACACCGACGCCAGGCAGGGCATCACCCATGGCTGAGATCTTGCCCCTGACGTTGTGCTGTCCTAATGCCACCTGATATAAGCAGAGTGACATCATCAATAGTAAAACTTTCTTCATATTACATATGCTTTTAACTTGGTTGAGATAATCATTTAGAAAAATGATCTAAAACGTTTCCAGCCATTTCGGCAAACGTTTGCGATGTACAATGTAGGAAGATTGGCGTTTTAGGGGAGGTATCAAATGTTTCCAATGTGTCCACTATAGGTTAAGTGGGTCGATCCACTGAAATTCCTCCATAGATTAGTGATATTTTAGCAGGTATCGGAGCGTTATCTATGGCTGCCAGTGATGTCAATCAAGGTTTAAATGGGGTGATCGCGGGCATTTTTTCCTAGATTATCCCTGCCTGGATGCATATGCAGACGGGGGTACTTTATAGGCTGCTTTAAAATGTTTGGTAAAATACTTTCTGTTGTTAAACCCAACTTTATATGCAACTTCGGCTACTGTCAGCTGGCTTTCTCTCAAAAATTGCGCTGCACGCTGTAGTCTTATTTTACGAATGAACTCGATGGGTGTGGTACCCGTTAAGGATACGAGTTTTTTATAAAGGTGTACCCGGCTAAGTCCTAGTTCGCGGCTGAACATCTCCACGGTAAAATCAGGATCTGAAATATTTTCTTCTACCACCATTATAGCATTTTGAATAAGCTTATCATCCAAAGAGGTGATTTCCATTTCACTGGTCTCTACACTGATCTTCTTTTGATAAATCTCTTGTAGCACTTTGCGCTGCAGGATAAGGTTTTTGACTCTGGATAATAAAATTTCAAAATTAAACGGCTTGGTGATATAATCATCAGCACCTAGCGACAGTGTCTTAATTTGCTTATCTTCGGCAGAGTCAGCTGTAAGTAGTACTACAGGAATATGTGAGGTGCGTGTATCATTCTTAAGCTTTTCGCAAAGCTCAATACCATTAAGTTCCGGCATCATCAAATCGCTAACAATCAAATCCGGAAGACAGGAAAGCGCCTTTTGCCAACCTTCCCGGCCATTTCTTGCTTCCATTACTTTAAAATGTACCCCCAGATTGTCCTTCAAATAAAACCGAAAATCCTCACTATCCTCCACAAGTAATATGAGAGGGGTCTCTTCATCATGTATATGCTCCGGCTCATGGCATTCAAGTGTGTTTTCTTTTTCGCTACCTTTAATTTCCTCCTTAATGGCTATATCCACCTTTTGCCCCACTTCTTCCATGGGTATGCTCACACTAAAACATGTTCCTCTGCCAGGCTCACTTTCTACTGTTATCGTGCCTCCGTGGATTTTAACGAATTCCCTGGTAATAGCCAATCCTATACCGCTCCCCTGATTAATCACACTTCCAGGTACATCATTTCTAAAAAATCGTTCAAAAACTCTCTGCTGCTGCTCCTTTGGAATACCAATGCCGGTATCACTTACCTTGATCTCGACCAGTTTTATTCCTTTTTCTTCATCATAGCAGTTCACATCAACGCCAATACGGCCACTTTCAGGGGTAAACTTGAAGGCATTCGATAGCAGATTGAAAAGGATCTTTTCGAGCTTATCCATATCAAATGCAACATGCAGCTCATCCACTTTTGTGTGAAAATGGAGTGTTACATTTTTATTTTCGGACAAGTCTGAAAAAGAATGCACGGACTCTTCTATAAACTTAATGATATTTCCCTCTGAGGTATAAAGTCCTATTGAATCCACTTCGAGTTTACGGAAATCCAGCAACTGGTTGAGCAGGTTGAGCAGCCTGCGCGCATTCCGGTTTATCATCTGATATTGCATCTTCTGATACTGGCTATGAGCGTTGGCCATGAGCTTTTCCAAAGGCGCCAGTATGAGTGATAATGGGGTACGAAACTCATGACTCAGGTTGGTAAAGAACCTGATCTTCAAAAGATCTAACTCATGCATCTGTTGTGCTTCTCTGCGTGCCTGTTCTATCCTGAATTTTACTCTTTCACGTTGAAGTATCTCTCTCCTGACTATATACAATATTGCTAATCCCAGCATCACATAGAGTGCATATGCCCAGTTGGTTTTCCAAAAAGGAGGGAGAACAGATATCTTAATACTGGCAACATTCTGATCATTCCAAACTCCATCATTATTAGAGCTAAGTACTTTAAAAGTATAACTTCCCGGATCAAGGTTTGTATAGGTAGCTCTCCTGGTTTCATCTGCCATACGCCACTGATGATCAAAGCCTTCTAACTTGTACTTATATTTGGTTTTACCTGGATGCAAAAAGCTTATGGCCGCAAATTCTATTGAAAACACATTTTCATCATGCTTTAAAGTGATCTCCCTGGTAAAGGAAATTGATTTATCAAGTATTGCTCTGCCTTGATTTAGCTCTCCTGCGCCAAGACTCCTATTGAACAGCTGGAAATCTGAAAAAACGATCTTTGGAGCATTCTCTTTAATTTTAAGTTCATTGGGATCGAAAATATTAAAACCGTTAGCTCCTCCAAATATCAACTCTCCTTTATGTGTTCTTAATGCGGCGTTCTCATTAAAGACTTTCCCCTGAAGTCCGTCACTCTCATCATAATTTACAAACCTAACCTGCGAAAGATCATTTGGTCCGTCTATCACCAGATTGAAAATACCATTGGGCGTGCTAAACCACATGTTGTGATCATTTTCCTCCAGTATGGTTAATATGGCGTTATGCGGAAGCCCGTTGTCAGCGGTAAACATTTCCAGAAGCGTACCCTTCTCATTGTAAACATACAGGCCTTGCTGAGTCCCAACCCACATGCGGCCCAACCCATCTTTATATAAGCTGATTACCGTATGGGCCGGCAGCAAATATGGTACGTCGGGGTTTTCGCTATTTTGTTTAACTTTATTGGTGGACAGGTCTATAATATCTATTCCGTCACCTCCACCAACCCAAAGGTTGCCTTCAGCATCTTCAGCTATAGCCTGAATATATGTGACATGCAGGGTAGTATCTGACCCTGTTTCGCTAAATTTATAATGTGTAAACTCATTATCTCCTTTTTTGAGTTTGTCCAGCCCGCCGGTTAATGTACCTACCCACAAGTTGCCCCTCGAGTCTTCAAATAACTCCCAAATATTATTGTCGGCTATGCTCGCAGGGTTTTCAATATCTCTCTGATAGCGCCTGAAATGTTTTCCATCAAATTGGTTGAGACCTCCCATATATGTACCTATCCATAGGGTATTGGATTTGTCGATCAACATACTTACGATTACATCACTACTAAGGCTCCTGGGGTCGGCAGGGTTGGCTTTATATTGTGTAAATACATTATCTGTCCGGTCAAAGTAAACCAGCCCGCCACCATTTGTTCCAATCCAAATATTGTCTTTAGCATCTGCTACGAAGCGATTAACATCATCATAAGGCAGGCTACCGGGCAGGCCGTGTTTGTAATGAGGAAATCTTCTGATCTTCCCATGGTAATAGTTTACACCCTTTTTGTAGGTCCCAACCCAGATAATATCCTGATCGTCTTTGTACAAACAGTATATACTATTGTGCGAAAGGCTGTTTTCTATTTCCGGATTGTGCAGCAAATAGCTGATTGTTTGGGTCTCCTTATCCAAGATATTGATCCCGCCATGATCCGTACCGATCCATATTTTACCATCTGCACCCTCAACAATCCCTGTTACAAGGTTGGTATTGAGCTTTATTGGGTCGGAATCCCTGGTATAGTTGATTATTTGCCTGGCATTTGATTTGAAGCGGAATGCACCATGATCCTCAAATGGCAAATAAATCCAAAGGTCGTTGTCTCTGTCTATGATCATTTCAAAGTTTCGCAACTGACCTTCAAACCGATCGGCAAGATAGTGGTACTGCTCAGTAACTTTCAATGATTTTCCATCCACTTTCTGAAGTAACCCGCTATTATGAATAACCCATATGTCTCCCTTGCTGTCTTGGCGAACAGAGGACACAGTGTTGGACCCTATTGAGTATTTCAGGCCTTGCCCAAAGTGTATTGATGTATTGTCCTGGTTATTATAGCGAATCACACCCTGATCCAAAGTGATGAACCAGTAGACGTCTTCGGCTGTTTTAACAATATTGGTTATCACTGCATCCGGCAGCCCGTATTTCCTGGTATAGTTGGAAATATTCTGATGAAATATCTCCAGTTTAGGATCGTACACGTTAACGCCCTGCGGTGTGTTGATCCAAATATTTCCTTCAGGATCTTCGAAGAGGTCTGTTATTATTGTTGAATTAACTGTAGCGGTATCCCGGGGATTGTAGGTGAAATTCTTAATAGTATAACCATTAAAAAGGTTAAGCCCGGAGGAAGTTCCTATCCAAATATACCCCCGGCTGTCTTTGAGAATGCAGTCAACCTGTCCATGAGACAAGCCATCCTTTACATCCAGGTATTCGAATTTAAAAGGTATCGGCATTTGCGGTTGCGAAACTAATTGACCCGCCAGCAAACTAAGTTTTACAACTATTAAAATGAGAATCCCTGCCTTCATCTGTCTATTAAGATTATTAGAAATATTAGTATCCTAATGCAAATAAAAAAAGCTCGTCAAGTTCAAACCTAAATTACAATTGTATACCCTTTGATACTTAAGAACATAACAATCTTTAGGATGAAAAAAACTCCTTAGCCTCTTTTAGGTGTGGCTATGGCCTCGGATTTATGGGGCAGGTCCTTGTTTATCCGGGCTACCGAAAAGGTATGCCGGCAAGGTTTTGGCCATTACCACCCTAAAGCCAGAAAAAGATACCGCAAGCACCCTCTCCTAACCCGGTAATTCACATACATGCACTGGCCATTACAAGGTAACCCTTCGCTTCATCGTAAAAACCACGCCTGTACAGTACGAAATTTTATATCAAAACGCTGCCACTCACTGGTTTCTTAATTGCCGGTAAGTTCAGCCACATTTTCTTCAACAAGCGCATTGTAAACCAGGTTTTCAAACTCTTTAAACATCTCGTTTGAGCCAAAAAGCACCTGACTTAACATTATTGCGACCAGATCATTTTCAGGATCTATCCAAAAAGTAGTGCTAAACGCCCCTCCCCAATAATAAGTACCGGTGGGCTTCACGGGATGCATTTCAGATACTTCAAAACCATATCCAAAACCAGAATCTGCCCAAGGGAAAGAAACTGTATCCAGTTGGTTTGTATGCATCATTTTAGCGGTCTCTGGTTTCAGTAGTTGTACACCCTGTAATGTCCCGTCTTCCAGCAACATTTCGCAGAAAATAAAATAGTCTCTGGCTGTCCCGCTCAGGCCACTTCCTCCCGAATAATAAGAAGATCCCTTTACAGGGAAGTTTCCATCGTACAACTTACCCATTTCATAAGTATATGTTATTCGTCCACTGTCATTTAGCATATACGTATCTACCAATCGCGGTGCCTGTGTCTCGTCCAGGAAGAAATCAGTATCTTTCATCCCCAGAGGTCCGGTAATGTTTTTTTCAAAATAATCAGCAAGGCTCATACCGCTGGCAACTTCAACCACACGGCCCAACACATCAGTACTGAGACCATAGGTAAATTTCTCGCCCGGATCATGGACCAATGGAAGTTTTCCCAATGCGGCCATTTTATCCTCAAGCTTAATATCCAGATGTGTTGCAAGGTCCGGTATATCATATTTCGCCATAATGGTGCCATTCACCTCAGGGGTAATGAACCCATACGGAATCCCGGCAGTGTGAGTTAAAAGATGGTATATGGTTGGCTCTCTCCGTGCAGGGCGGCTCTCCCAGGTTGTGTCCTCTTTATGGAAATCGGTAAGCACTGCACTATTGGCAAATTCCGGGATGTACTTGGATACAGGGTCATTGAGGTTTAGCTTACCCTGTTCATATAATTGCATGGCGGCCACAGAAGTCAGAGGCTTTGTCATAGAGGCCATTCGGAAGATATGATCCTTTCGGTAGGGCTCCGAACGCATAGAATCACTCCAACCAATCTCGGTTTCGTAAACAATTTTTCCACCTTTGGCAATAAGTACAACTGCTCCGGGAAACCCCTGTTTTTCCACATACTGCATAACCAGTTCATCAATCTTTTTTAAGCTGTCAGTAGTTAGCCCCACTTCTTCGGGCTTGGCAAAGGATAAAATTGGGGTGTGCTTTTCCGCATCATTTTTATCTGACTGTGCCTCTTTTGAAGAATGCTGAGAGCATCCAAAAAAAACTAAACTGGCAAATGCAACGTAGGATAGAAATCTTAAACTTAGTTGAGGTTGATTCATTAAATACTTATTACGTCGGCGCAATTTATTAAAATATAGTTAATATCCAATTGGTAAGGTGCTGGCTCACCACTGTTTACCCGGCACATACCGGACACTGGTCATCTGCAGCTATACACCGGATCACCTGCTTTTCTTCCCTTTCCTGCCTGCTCTTTCAACCCCTGTTAGTTCTTCCTGTTCGATGATAGCCGTTAATATTGCAGTTTGACCGTTATCCATTCTGGTCCACATGGGTACTATTCTGCCATCGTGAGCTGCTATGTTAGAGTAGTCGCCAAAGAAATATTCTGCATCTGGTGTGAAAGGAGTTTCGCTGATCTTCTTATTGACAAAGGAATTACCGCCGTCCGTAGAGTAAGCCAGGTAAACATCAGTCCGGAGGTCATCATAATTTCTTCGGTCATAGTATATGATGTAAATGAATCCGCTGGTCTCATCCATAGTCATCCAGGACAGGAACTGGTGCTTGCCCGGTGCGTCATCATTCACACGAACAGGTGCTGACCAGGTGTCGCCATGATTAGCGGATTTCATGAACCAGATATCCGTATCATCTTCCCCATTACGCTGATCAGACCAATTGAGGTATAAAGAACCTCTGTACTGGCTATTGCTGTTATCGCATATAAGTACCGGCATACCATTTGTTCTGTTAAGTCCCGGAATGCTCAATGTCCATCCGCCGGGCTGATCTACTATCATAATATCATTCCTTAGCCAGGTCTTACCTTTATCGAGTGACCTGTCGAGGTATATTTTTTCTCCATACGACCATGCCACGTAAAGTTGCCCTAAAGGTCCTACAGCCGGTACTGCTCCTTCTACAGTATTGTCATCATCAATGCAATCACCCGAAAGCTGGTTTATGCGTACCGGGTCAGACCACTTCTTACCACCGTTGCTTTCTGAAAACAGGATGTTGCTATAGCATGTGGAATCTGCTGATCCATAATCATCAAACTGTGTCCAGCTTACATAAATGCTTCCGGAATTGGGATCGGCCACTGCCCACTCCTTATCCTGATCTTTGGGGTGGTTAAAACCAATAGAAGCTCCATCAGACCAGTTTTCTCCCTGATCTGATGATTTCTGGCATACGATCCTGTCCAGTATTTCTTCACTCTGCCAGTTTTCCCCGGTTGGGTCCGACAAATGGAAATAGTAAAAATCCCCTTTTCTGTCAGATATTACCACAGGGTCACCCCACACCCCCATAGTTGAGGTTAGCCTGTTTTTGGTCCAGGTCTTCCCGCCATCTTTAGTCACGTACACTTTATCCAAAATAGCCGATCCTACTATATTATTACGGTCTTTATACGAGATAGCCACGCTAGGCTCAGCCGGGGCTCGGGTTACAGAGTCCTGCCTGTCAAGAACTATATTCTTAAATTGGCCGTAGGCGACGGGGTGTATGAAAATTGTGATCAGAAATAAGCATAAAATGTATCGCATAGTTGATAAATTAGTTAAACAAATATACAATTGCCTTTAAACTGTGCAACAGGATGGCTTGTTGTTAAATTAATTATTAATTCCGGGAAGATATAACTAATTGTATGGGACACGACCACGGACACCATCATGGCCACCACCATCATCACCATGGGGTTAAAAACCTTCGGGTAGCTTTTTTCCTTAATCTGGGTTTTACAGTCATTGAGATTATTGGTGGCCTGCTTACCAACAGTGTGGCGATACTCTCCGATGCGCTGCATGACCTTGGTGACAGCCTCAGCCTGGGACTTTCATGGTATTTTCAAAAAATTTCGGGAAGAGGTCGCGACAAAACGTTTTCCTATGGTTATAGCAGGTTCTCCCTGTTGGGTGCTGTCATTAACTCTGTGGTATTGCTCACCGGATCGGGCATAATCATCTATGAGGCCATACCTCGCCTTTTTAACCCGGAGCAACCTGATGCTGAAGGCATGATGTACCTCGCTATACTTGGTATTGTGGTCAATGGAATTGCTGTACTCCGATTACGAAAGGGCTCGTCGCTAAATGAAGAGGTTGTATCCCTTCATTTGCTGGAAGATGTTCTGGGCTGGGTGGCAGTGCTGATAGGTTCGGTGGCAATGAGGTTTTATGACATACCCATTCTTGATCCTATTTTATCCTTGTTGATCGCCTCCTATATCCTTTACAATGTATTTGGAAATATTAAAAAGAGCTTCAGGATCATACTCCAGGGAACCCCAAAAGGTGTGGAAATTGATAAAATCATAGCTGAGATCAATAAAAATCCTGAGATTAAAAGTGTACATGACTGCCACTTATGGTCTATGGATGGCGAATATTATATTTTCAGTGCACACCTTGTAGTTGCCCGGGAAAAAGGAATGGCAGAACTGGCCGAGATAAAAGACCGGGTCAGGACCTTGTTAAAATCATTCTCTATAGAACATGCCACCATCGAGTTTGAAACTGAGAGCGAATCGTGCGAACTTGAGCATTGTTAGTCTTAAAATATAGAGGTTCCTGTTTTGGTAGTGAAAAGCTCCAGGGCTTTCATGCCCGCCAATGAATTGCCCTTTTTGTTCAGTCCCGGGCTCCAGGTTACAATGCTGTACTCATCTGGTAGTATGGCAGCTATACCTCCTCCTACTCCACTTTTACCTGGCAAACCTACACGGAAAGCAAATTCTCCGGCTTCGTCATAAAACCCACAAGTCTGCATAATAGCTGTTATTCTCTTAAACTGGCTTTCAGTAATGTACTTTTTGGTATCTATCACACCACGGCCATGATTGGCAAATACACGAAATGCCCTGGCCAGCTCACTACAGGTCATCTCAATGGAGCAAAATTCAAAATACAGGTCGAGTACCTCCTCCACATCATTTTCAATATTCCCAAATGATTTCATCAGGTTGACCATGGCCGCATTTTTAAAGCCGTGCTGCTTTTCGGAACCAGCCACTTTCATATTGCAATAAATTCCTGAATTCCCTACCAGGTCACGTACATATTCCAAAAACTCAGTACGAGGATCCTCAAAAGAGGATATCATCATATCCGTGATTACCAGCGCACCGGAATTGATAAATGGATTGCGCGGTATACCACATTCATGCTCAAGCTGCACGAGAGAATTAAAAGGATCGCCTGAGGGTTCCACATCCACTCGTTCGTATACTTTCTCTCCTAAATGAGAAATAGTAAGCGCCAACATAAAAACTTTTGAAATACTTTGTATAGAAAACTTTTCATGAACATCGCCCACTGCATATGCATTATCCTCAAGTGTAAGCAGGTAGATCCCGAATTTACCAGCGTCCACATTGGCCAGTTCCGGAATATAGTCTGCCACCTTCCCCTTATCGAGCAAGGGCAGTACCTCCTGGTGTATCTCTTCCAGTATCTTTTGATAGTCCATATAATGTGAGTTTTTCAGCCGCCGACAGGCCGCTTCAAAAGTAGGAAAATATAAGAAGCGAACAACTAAAAAGCCCCTTCCTTGTACGAAAGAAGGGGCCAGGGCATATGACTAAATAAAAAGTATGCTGTTACTTTTTATATATATCCACCGGAATGTTCATCGATTGGTCTTCACCAACTTCCACAACTGATGAGCCATAAACGGTAATTTCGGCCTTTTGAAAATCGGATTCATCCGCTTTATAAATATTATCCACATACTTCTGAGGATTACGATCTATATAAGGGAACCACGTGCTGTGGATCTGGATCATAACTTTATGGCCTTTTTTGAACGTATGCAGTATGTCTTGCAATGGAAAATTAACATCTTCCACTTCTCCGGGCTTAAATGGCTCAGGCTCGGAAAAACTATTCCTGAACCTACCCCGGAATACCTCATGCCTTACCAACTGCTGATATCCTGACATCACTACATGTTCAGGGGTTATTTTACTTGGCTTGGCATCTCCCGGATAAACATCAATCAGTTTAACCACAAAGTCTGCATCGGTTGAAGACAGCGCCACTTTAAGGCGGGCTACGATTTCACCTGCCAGTGTCAGATCCTCGCTGAGCACATCACTTTCAAAGGTCAGGACGTCCGGCCTTCTGGAGGCATGCCTCTGATCATCTGTCATGAACCTTCTTGGTGTAAATGTTACTGATTCTGTTTCCGACGTGTAAGGCACCGGGTTGTCAGGATCGCTGATGTATTTGAAAGTTGCTTCTTCATCCGTTTGCTCATTGATCAATAGCTTTCCGTTTTTCGCAAAACGCAATTTCACCGGAGGTATATCCTTAGGAGGCCACACGGCAAACTCCTTCCAGGTTTTAAGCCCGGTATCAAACATATAAGCTTCGGGTAAGTCAAGCTGGCCTTCGCCTTTCAGATGATGATTAAAAAACGGCCTTTCGATATTCTTCTGATAAAAGGTGGACACGCTATCACCATAGTAGATATGGTTTACCGCCTGATAACCTCTTTCCCTCGCCCAGTCACCATGGCTCCATGGACCCATCACTATACTGTTTTTAGCTTTGGGGTTGTTTGCCTCTACCGTTTTATAAATATTCAGCGGTCCGTAAAGGTCCTCTGCATCGTACCATCCTCCTACTGTCATTACAGCATGGTCGATACCGTTCAGGTGTGGTAGTATATTTCTCTTCTGCCAAAACTCATCATAGTTAGGATGCTCAACGGTCTGCTCCCAAAAGAAATCATCAGGATAATATTGCTTTACATTTTTCAACGGACCAAGGTTCATGTGAAAATCATACCCGTCAGCAGTGTTGCCTGAAGCCTGTAGTTTTGTCCACTTGTCCATATACCAGCTTTCAGTGGTAGGTTCTGTCTGATGTCCGAAAACGGGGTAAGCAAACAAGTAGCTTTGCAGGAATGCTCCCATATGGTGGAAATCATCAAAGAAGAAATCCGCTATTGGTGCCTGTGGAGAAGATGCCACCAGGGCTGGGTGAGCCTCAGGAAGAGCCGCTGCAGTATAATGCCCAGGATAGGAGATTCCCCACTGTCCTACTTTGCCATTGTTATTCTTTATATTCTTCAACAGCCACTCTATGGTATCGAAAGTATCCGAGCTTTCATCTATATCTTTCTTATTCTTAGGGTTGTTCCCTTTGATGAAAGGCCTCATGTTGTCATAGTCTCCTTCTGACATCCATCTTCCACGTACATCCTGATAAACAAAAATATACTTATCACGCATCAGGTATGGAGAGGGCCCCAGACTTTTCTTATAATTATCCTCACCGTACGGAGCTACACTGTATGGGGTACGTTGCATCAGGAAAGGATACTTCTTTGACTTATCCCTGGGTGTATAGACGGTGGTAAATAGTTTGGTACCGTCTCTCATAGGTATCTGGTATTCGTGCTTATCGTAATTGCTCCTTACGAAAAGAGAATCCTTATCCTGGGCTTTGAGGTCAACACTAAAAGTGGCAAACCCAAGAAAAAGGGCTGCTACTAAAATTCTAAAGTTCATATCAATTCGATTTGTTATAATTGGTTTTTTTAATCCTGCCTATACGAACGACCTACTTCTGTAAAGGTTCATAATCTTTAAAAGGGGAAAGATCAAGTTTTTCTATTTCCTGCCTGTAATTTTTCCATTCCGTTTCAAAGAAAGCGTTGACATCCTTCAAAGCTTTTTCAAGTTTGGCTTCGGCCTGTTCTATCAGTCTTTTTTCGGTATCTCCGGGCACTGTCAGTGAAGACTGGATATAATAGCCGGCAATTCCGAGACGATCACCAATATCGGGAACCGGAGCTCTGATTATACCCTGCTTCTTGCTATTGTCCTCACCCACAAACGGAATGAATAAGGCTTCAATTGAATCTTTCACGGCGTTACTTTTCTCTATTGACTCTTTAAAAGCTTCCTTATCCTTTTCATTCATCTTTTTTATAAAGC
This region of Fulvivirga ulvae genomic DNA includes:
- a CDS encoding SusC/RagA family TonB-linked outer membrane protein; its protein translation is MKKVLLLMMSLCLYQVALGQHNVRGKISAMGDALPGVGVIVKDTNIGTVTDIEGNYSLSIPSPDATLVFSFIGFETQEIAVGSRSVIDVEMSEDITQLAEVVVIGYGVEQKKLLTGATGQVKGDKIDQLSTTGALEGLQGQISGVNIAATSGQPGESLKVTIRGAGTINNSGPLYVVDGIQTGDISYLNTADIESIDVLKDAASSAIYGAQAANGVVLITTKSGIAGKTRFTFDSYYGLQESSKQIRMLNSREYAVIMNEAAINSGKVPYFTTDEIAAMGEGTDWIDEMMYNNAVMQNYAFGLNGGNDVSIYSLSASYTGQEGIVGGPDVSNYERYSLRLNTEHKFFDGILKLGQHLTGSYIKKNGISVGNQYNNSLRGAFNTSPFLPMYDDSGNFLNNSVGKGVMYNGVEWQPWATGENNPYASMILNNQNDNNNQKIFGDFYVELSPIKNLKFRTRFAYDYYVSESRGYQPVYELSIYAQRLNDVVNQSMSKGLALTWDNIVTYDLELGSHNITVLGGTSAYTNEGSFVNASNSKLYFSDLDHAYIDNATNTDLANLSLGGGPFDPYKLLSYFGRVSYDYQNRYLLNATFRADGSANFADGKRWGYFPSVSAGWVISEEDFWSNLNLENKIDFLKLRASWGQVGNASIAAFQYITPIEVGSSNYYFGSADYDGGGNTVGAYPSRLSNTDVKWETSEQLNIGLDAALLDGKLDVNADWYKKTTKNWLLEKPGFATDGALPPFFNGGTVENTGVELTLSWKDQIGDINYFVNVTGAKNKNEVKEVPTSDGIVHGLENMLYDNAGEFYHRAETGFPIGYFWGWETAGIFQTEEQVNAYRSSEGDLIQPNAQPGDVIYVDRDDNGVINNDDKTMVGDPNPDYTFSLSFGLDYKGFDFSVLGYGVAGNQIVQSYRNHSNTYANYTTAILDRWHGEGTSNSTPRVTETNVNYQFSDLFVQDGDFFRINNITLGYDFTNLLKINFFTKLRLYATVQNAYVFTKYDGMDPEVGYGLETGSSGVDLGFYPRPRTYMLGLNVNF
- a CDS encoding hybrid sensor histidine kinase/response regulator transcription factor produces the protein MKAGILILIVVKLSLLAGQLVSQPQMPIPFKFEYLDVKDGLSHGQVDCILKDSRGYIWIGTSSGLNLFNGYTIKNFTYNPRDTATVNSTIITDLFEDPEGNIWINTPQGVNVYDPKLEIFHQNISNYTRKYGLPDAVITNIVKTAEDVYWFITLDQGVIRYNNQDNTSIHFGQGLKYSIGSNTVSSVRQDSKGDIWVIHNSGLLQKVDGKSLKVTEQYHYLADRFEGQLRNFEMIIDRDNDLWIYLPFEDHGAFRFKSNARQIINYTRDSDPIKLNTNLVTGIVEGADGKIWIGTDHGGINILDKETQTISYLLHNPEIENSLSHNSIYCLYKDDQDIIWVGTYKKGVNYYHGKIRRFPHYKHGLPGSLPYDDVNRFVADAKDNIWIGTNGGGLVYFDRTDNVFTQYKANPADPRSLSSDVIVSMLIDKSNTLWIGTYMGGLNQFDGKHFRRYQRDIENPASIADNNIWELFEDSRGNLWVGTLTGGLDKLKKGDNEFTHYKFSETGSDTTLHVTYIQAIAEDAEGNLWVGGGDGIDIIDLSTNKVKQNSENPDVPYLLPAHTVISLYKDGLGRMWVGTQQGLYVYNEKGTLLEMFTADNGLPHNAILTILEENDHNMWFSTPNGIFNLVIDGPNDLSQVRFVNYDESDGLQGKVFNENAALRTHKGELIFGGANGFNIFDPNELKIKENAPKIVFSDFQLFNRSLGAGELNQGRAILDKSISFTREITLKHDENVFSIEFAAISFLHPGKTKYKYKLEGFDHQWRMADETRRATYTNLDPGSYTFKVLSSNNDGVWNDQNVASIKISVLPPFWKTNWAYALYVMLGLAILYIVRREILQRERVKFRIEQARREAQQMHELDLLKIRFFTNLSHEFRTPLSLILAPLEKLMANAHSQYQKMQYQMINRNARRLLNLLNQLLDFRKLEVDSIGLYTSEGNIIKFIEESVHSFSDLSENKNVTLHFHTKVDELHVAFDMDKLEKILFNLLSNAFKFTPESGRIGVDVNCYDEEKGIKLVEIKVSDTGIGIPKEQQQRVFERFFRNDVPGSVINQGSGIGLAITREFVKIHGGTITVESEPGRGTCFSVSIPMEEVGQKVDIAIKEEIKGSEKENTLECHEPEHIHDEETPLILLVEDSEDFRFYLKDNLGVHFKVMEARNGREGWQKALSCLPDLIVSDLMMPELNGIELCEKLKNDTRTSHIPVVLLTADSAEDKQIKTLSLGADDYITKPFNFEILLSRVKNLILQRKVLQEIYQKKISVETSEMEITSLDDKLIQNAIMVVEENISDPDFTVEMFSRELGLSRVHLYKKLVSLTGTTPIEFIRKIRLQRAAQFLRESQLTVAEVAYKVGFNNRKYFTKHFKAAYKVPPSAYASRQG